Below is a genomic region from Virgibacillus dokdonensis.
GGAGAGACCGCGGTTTTGTAGCGGTCTTTCCTTGTACTACTAGGAAAGTATAAAAGTTTAAAGGTTTATAGTATAAGAAAACTACAGTTTCGTTATAAGACTTGACGGTAAACCTTTTTTTCTAATTCTTATGAAAGAATAAAATGTTTATGATTTATAGATAAGCAAAAAGACCGCATTTTCGCTATAAAAATTTGATGATAAACCAAGTTATTCTAATAAGAAACGAAAATTGTTGACAAAATACCTAAGGGGGTATAAAATGGGTTTGTAGCATGAAAATGATGCACCAATGAGGATGGTCTCGTGGTCAACTTATTTTATATTATACAAAGAATGAAATCGTAGATTTGGAGAAAAGTCAAGTTTTCTATCATTATAGGAAAGTATAAAATCATCGCCCAGCAACGAGGCGACTTCACGATATTGCCCTAAGCTAAGTCATTATTGGTTCGTTGCTAAGAGGAAGGCCGACTAAAAACGGGCTAGCGCCCACGTCGGTATAACTCTGTTTTAGTGATGATTCCTAAATCTTTCGTTAATTTCGTAAAGATAGCAGTTTGAACATGAAGTGGATTTAGATATAACTTTGAGGAAAGGAGTAGACGATCATGAAATACGATGCAAAAGTAAAAAATCGTATGAAACGTATAGAAGGACAAGTAAAAGGTATTATTAAAATGATGGAAGAAGAAAAAGATTGTAAAGATGTCGTCATGCAGTTATCAGCTGTAAAGAGTGCCTTAGATAGAACTTCAGCACTTGTAGTTAGCAAAAATCTGGAGGCTTGTATTCGTCAAGCAGATGATGAAGATGCAGAACCTTTAATTAATGAAGCGGTCAATTTGCTTGTAAAGAGTAGATAAAGCATCTTTTTTGCACGATAGATTTGAGGCTGGTATAAAAAAATACGCTTATTTGGTAAAAGGATAGTTCTAAACAAAGAAAACCAGTTGGTCTAGTCATACTTGTTTGATCCATGTGTGTCTTAATATATTATTACTCACTCTTGATACTATGATGGATAACATGAAGAGCTATTAGAAAACAAAACCGATATATAAAAAATTTTTCGAAAATAATACCTATACCCCTATAAGGAGAGAGTGATATGGAAATAGTGCAATGGGTGCTCATTGCTATAGCAGTTGTGTTTATAGTTAGTAGGTTTATGCCGGTAAAAGGCGTGACACAAATGACTGTACAAGAAGTAAAAAACAAGTTGAAAGATAGAAAAGTACAATTTATTGATGTCCGTACCCCGCAAGAATATAAGGCAAATCATCAAAAACCATTTAAAAACATACCGTTACACGAGCTAATGAATCGTTGTAACGAATTAGATAAGCAAAAAGAAGTCGTCGTTATTTGTCAAAGCGGTATGCGTAGTATGCGTGCAGCAAAAATATTAAAAAAACAAGGATTTGGAAAAATAACTAACGTAAAAGGTGGCATGGGTGCCTGGATATAGGGGGAGAGTGCTGTTAGAGATAATAGGCGAATATCAACGTCTAAATATACTATACAAGGAGTCGTAGTATGGCATTGTTGTTTATGAGTATAGTTGTTCTAATTCTATATTTTTCCTACCAAAGATATTTCCCTGTACGGGGAGTTAGTAGCTTAGATGAAGATGAATTATTTGTTAAAGATGATCAAACCGTTTTAGTTGATTTAAGAGATTATAATAAATCTTATAAAGATGCGCTGGATCGAGCTTTATGTTTACCGTTAGCTTATTTAAATCGGCATTATCAAGACATTCCAAGCAACTCTGTTATTTTAGTTGCTTCAAATAGTGTAGAAAAAAATATTGCTGCTAGATTTTTATGCAACAAGGGGTATGCTGTCAAAGGCTACTATGTAAGAGACGAAAAAAGCTGCTCTGATTAGTGAGTAGCTTCAAAGCGAAGGTGAAGCGCCGTATCATTTTACCGAGTAACATGGCAGATGAATTTATAGTTGACAAATCATTAGATAATAAATATTATTAACAATAGTGATTAAACAAGTCACCCATTTTTTTATAGTGAACAATACCCCTACGCCTATATATATAAAAAGAAAGGAGTTTATGGATGGCTGAAAAAAAGAGGACGACAATTATTCTATTTAGTGGTGAATACGATAAAGCGATGGCTGCTTATATTATTGCTAATGGTGCTGCTGCCTATGATCATGAAGTAACGATTTTCCACACATTTTGGGGGTTAAACGCACTACGCAAAGATAATCAAGCTCCTGTAAAAAAAGGCTTCTTGGAGAAAATGTTTGGAAAAATGATGCCGCGTGGTGCTGATAAAATGGGACTATCTAAGATGAATTATTTAGGAATGGGGCCAAAAATGATGAAGCAAGTCATGAAAAAGCATAATGCTATGCCACTTCCTGATTTAATTTCTATGGCGCAGGAGCAAGACATAAAACTACTTGCTTGTACGATGACAATGGATTTATTAGGTTTGCAAAAAGAGGAGTTGCTCGACAATATTGAGTACGGTGGCGTAGGAGCATATGTCGGAGATTCCGAAGATGCAAATATAACCTTATTTATATAAAACAAACAGCTCTTGGAGGGTGAAAAATGAAGGAAATTACAACACAAGATTTGATAAAGAAGTATCAACAAGATCAACAAATAAAGATTATTGATGTTCGGGAAGATGATGAAGTAGCGCTAGGGAAGGCCCCTGGAGCACTCCACATCCCATTAGGAGACGTAGCAAATCGTGTCCAGGAATTAAACAAGGATGAACATTATTATGTCATTTGCCGTTCTGGTGGTAGAAGCGCCACTGCATGTAAAATTTTAGCAGAAAACAACATTGATTGTACAAACATAGCTGGAGGCATGCTTGCTTGGGATGAAGAAGTAGAAATATAGGAGGAATGAAGATGAGTATTACTGCAAATGAAGTATTAGATGCCAAAGGGCTATCTTGCCCTATGCCAATTGTTAAAACGAAAAAAGCGATTAGCAATTTAAAGGCTGGAGAAGTTATTGAAGTGCAAGCTACAGATAAAGGTTCTACAGCGGATATAAAAGCTTGGTCTGAAAGCACAGGGCATCAATACATTGGCACGGTAGAAGAAGGAGACGTGTTGAAACATTACATCCGCGTAGCTAGTGAAGCGGAAAAGAAAGAAGAAACGAAGCATGATAACGTGGTTAATTTAAATGACTTACAAAAGAAAGTAGAAGCAAAGGATACTATTTCTATCCTTGATGTGCGTGAGCCGGCAGAATTTGCCTTTGGTCATATACCTGGGGCAATCAATATTCCTTTAGATCAATTGGATACAAGACTAGAAGAATTAGATAAAGAAAGAGAATTATATGTTATATGCCGGACGGGAAGCCGTAGCGATTTAGCTTCGCAAAAGCTTACTGCTCATGGATTTAAGGATGTGATCAACGTTGTTCCAGGTATGACCAAGTGGGAAGGATCACTTGAAAAAAATAACTAAATATGGAGGAATAAAAACATGGCAAATACAAAAGTGGCAATTATTGCAGCAAATGGGGGACTGTTTGATGCATATAAAGTTTTCAATTTAGCAACAGCAGCTGCAGCATCGGATGCAGAAGTAGGCATTTTCTTTACATTTGAAGGATTAAATTTAATTCATAAGGAAGCTCATAAAAACCTTCCATTGCCAGAAGGAAAAGAGCATTTTGAGGAAGGCTTTAAACAAGCAAATGTACCATCCATTGCAGAATTATTAAGTATTGCGCAAGAAATGGATGTAAAAATACTAGCCTGTCAAATGACAATGGATGTAATGAACTTAGAAAAAGATCAGCTCGTTGATGGTATTGAAGTCGCTGGTGCAGCATCTTTTATTGAATATGCGAAAGATGCCAATATGACGCTAACATTCTAAACTAGGAAATAAACGAGTGAGTTACTTTATTCTAAATGGTAGATTATATTAGATAAATGTATTTAAAATCAGGGATATCCCTGTTTGACGCAGATATACAGTCAAATTTAAAGGAGGATTTTATTTATGGAAGCAGCAAAAGTATTAGACGCAAAAGGGTTAGCATGCCCAATGCCAGTAGTAAGAACAAAGAAGGCGATCGAAGAAATAAATGCAGGAGAGATTTTAGAGGTGCATACAACAGATAAAGGTTCAAAAAGTGATTTAACGGCGTGGGCTAAGTCTGGTGGGCATGAATTAGTAAAAGAAGCCGAAGAAGGCGATGTATTTAAGTTTTGGATTAAAAAGGCTTAATAACATTTCTCGGGGGCACTTTCCCCCGAGACTAGAAAACGATCTGAACGTTTCCTAATAATGTAATAAGTGAATTGGAGGTGGCTCCATTGGGATGCAAGGCGCAAAATCCATGAAAAGCGTCTGTACCCGATTCAGCAGGAAGGGGTTTTTAAATTGTGGAAAAAACTAGTTCCAGCGTTTGATTGGTTGCCAAATTATAATCGTAGTGATTTCAGTGGTGACTTATCAGCCGGATTAATTGTAGCCATTATGCTAATCCCACAAGGTATGGCTTATGCCATGTTAGCTGGTTTAGACCCAGTTATCGGACTATATGCTTCAACAATTCCTTTAATTATCTATGCGCTTTTTGGTACATCAAGACAGTTAGCAGTAGGTCCAGTAGCAATGGTGTCTTTACTTGTTCTAAGTGGTGTTTCAACATTAGCCGAACCCGGATCATCGGAGTATGTTTCGCTCGTTCTTTTACTCATGCTAATGGTAGGATTGATTCAATTATTATTAGGGGTTCTTAAGCTAGGATTCTTAGTTAACTTTCTGTCGCATGCTGTCATTAGTGGCTTTACTTCAGCAGCAGCGATCATTATCGGTTTGAGTCAATTAAAGGACCTAACTGGTGTTACGTATGAATCTGGAAAAAGTGAAGTGTTTTTGCTTATCTTAGAATCTGTAAAACGAATATCCGAAATTAACCCAATTACATTAACGATTGGTATTGGTAGTATTGTTTTGTTAATTCTATTTAAAAAATATGTAAAAAAGATACCTGGCCCTATTGTAGTGGTTACACTAAGCATCTTAGCAGTGTATGTTTTCAATTTATATGAAGATGGTGTATCGATTGTAGGGCAAGTTCCTAAAGGACTGCCAGCATTGTCTTTCCCAACATTTACGATGGATTCCATCGTTGCTTTGCTACCAATAGCGTTTACCATTACCTTTGTTGGCTTTATGGAATCTATTGCTATGGCAAAGGCTATCGCAGCTAAAGAAAAGTATAAAGTAAATGCAAATCAGGAATTAATAGGCTTAGGTTTGGCAAATGTTGGAGGTTCCTTTTTCTCTGCTTATCCTGTAACAGGTGGTTTTTCTAGATCAGCGGTCAATTACCAAGCAGGTGCAAGAACGCCGTTAGCTTCAATTATTACGGCAGTGCTCATTATGCTAACATTACTTTTTTTCACAGATTTATTTTATTATCTTCCAAAGGCTGTGTTGGCGGCAATTATTATGGTAGCTGTCTATAGTTTGATCGATTTTCATGAAGCTAAAAAACTATTTAAACTTAACAATGCAGACGGTTGGACTTGGATACTAACATTTTTGGCAACATTAGTGCTCGGAATTCAAACAGGTATTTTAATCGGTATTGTATTTTCACTGCTTGTCTATGTTAGTAAAAATGCTTATCCACATATTGCGGAATTAGGCTTTGTGGAAAGTCGTGGTGTGTATAAAAACAAGCAACGTTATCCTGATGCAATGGATGATCCAGAGGTAATCATCTTTCGTGTAGATGCTGATCTGTTCTTCGCTAATATGTCATTTGTTGAAGATAAATTGTGTAATCGGTTAGCAGAAAAACCAGATACAAAGTATGTTATTATGGATTTTTCCGGAGTGAATTCGATGGATGCTGTTTCCATTCATTCATTGGAGGAAATGATGCAGACTTGTAATCAGCATACGCAATTTTTATTTGCGGGTATTAAAGGGCCTGTCATGGATGTATTAGAAAAAGCAAGCTGGGATAAAAAATACCATCAGATGATTCACTATATTACTATTGAAGAAGCAGTAAAATCATTGAAAAATAGGGTGAAGAACGATGGATGAACAACATATCATTCAAAGTAATCAAGATTTTGTTAAAAAAACGCAATTGGAAGACCCGGATCTTTTCAATCAGTTACAACAAGGGCAACACCCTGATTTCTTCGTATTAGCATGTAGTGATTCTCGAGTTAGTCCATCAGTCATTTCGCAAATGAAGCTTGGCAATATGTTTGTCCACCGAAATATTGCTAACCAAGTAGCGAAAGAGGATGCAAGTTTTTCAGCGAGTCTTTATTATGCCTTGGTCCATCTTAAAGTGAAGCATATTATTATAAAGGGGCATACAGAATGTGGTGGTATTCACGCTGCTTGGAGTGGTAACAATGAAGAAGAATTAGCACCATGGATTGCTAACATCCGCAGTAATTTACCAGATTCAAGTTCTAACAAAGAAGTCTCCATGGATGAGCTAACGAAAACCAATATCATGAAACAGGTAGAGCATATAAAAGATCATCCTATCTACAAAGCATATGGAGAAGGAGTAAGCGTAAGTGGATTATTGTTCCATCTTGACAGTGGAAAATTAGAAAAAATCGTCTAAGTTTTAAGTGGTTGACAATGTGGATATATTATTCTATAATACCTCATAGGGTATAATGAAGAGAAGTTATTTTTTTGGCTTTAACAATACCCTGCGGGGTATTGTTAAAGAGTAAGGATCCAAAAGTAAGTAAATAAAAACGTAACAAATGGAGGTATGGAGATGTCTTTTACAGCAATGAAGTCTCATGAAGTAGCAAGAAAGGTCATCCAAAAGAAAGAATTATTTATTTTGGATGTTCGTAATGAAAGTGATTTTGCAGATTGGAAGATAGAAGGAGAAAATTTTTCATATTTAAACGTCCCTTACTTTGATTTAATTGATGGTGTAGATAGTATTTTAGATAAATTGCCAACAGATAAAGATATTTTAGTTGTTTGTGCGAAGGAAGGATCTTCTGTAATGGTTGCTGAAATGCTGTCGGAACAGGGATTACAAGTTTTCTATTTAGAAGGCGGTATGAAAGCTTGGAGCGAACACATGGAGCCAATAAAAGTTGGTGATTTAACTAACGGTGGTGAAATGTATCAATTTGTTCGCTTAGGAAAAGGATGTCTCTCTTATATGGTAGTGTCTAATGGTGAAGCGGCAATTATTGATGCTACACGCATGACAGGAATTTTCACTCGTTTTGCGAAGGAGCTTGGCGTTACTATTAAGCATGTGCTCGACACACACTTGCATGCAGATCATATTTCTGGTGGTAGAAGTATCGCTAAAGAAACAGGAGCGACGTATTGGCTTCCACCGAAAGACGCTGGAGAAGTTGTATTTGATTATCAAGCTCTAGAAGACGGGGAAGAAGTGAAGATTGGTAATACAACCATTAATATCCATGCTTTATATAGCCCGGGGCATACCATTGGTTCTACATCCTTTGTCGTCGGTGAAAAATATTTATTGACAGGTGATATTCTATTCATTGATTCTATTGGTAGACCAGATTTAGCTGGACTTGCAGAAGATTGGGTAGGAGATCTACGCGAAACGTTGTATCATCGTTACCGTGAATTATCAAATGAACTCATCGTTCTTCCGGCTCACTTTATGATTATCGAAGAATTGAATGAAGATGGTACAGTTGCTGAAAAGCTGGGAACACTATTTGCGAAGAACCACGGATTAAATATTGAAGACGAAGCGGAATTTAGAAAACTAGTAACGGAGAATTTACCACCTCAACCAAATGCGTATCAAGAAATTCGTCAGACGAATATGGGGAAAATTACTCCTGATGAGGAAAAACAACGTGAAATGGAAATCGGTCCTAATCGTTGTGCTGTTCGATAATAATAAGTGAAAGAGAAAACTGTCTTAAAACGCTTGTTTTGGGGCAGTTTTCTTTTGCAGCCAAGTTTTTCTACCACAATAGAAAGAAATGGAAAGAAAAAACTATCGTATGGCAAATGAAAGATGGACAATAATTTAAAGTAGTGAGCATTTTGGTCGACATATATAAGGTGTACCCTAAAACTGAAATGGTTGTATAAGAGAGAAGAAAGACATTAAATGTATGCTGCAGTTTGAATAATCGCTCTTTTGGGCTTTTTATAGGAAAATCGTAGCAAAATCTAGTAGAATATAACTACTTGTCATATAGATATATACATAAATAGGGGGTTTTGCAATGATTTTTAAAAAACAGAAAGAGGCTTCTTTTTTTCGAAAAAGTGCAGGGAAGAATACGGAGATAAGCTTGAAGGTAGAGAATGGTAATGATGTTGCTAAGCAAATTCAAATGATTGGGCTAACTATATCTGATCTATCCATCATTCGTCAATTAAAGCCTTATGTAATACAAAATAGCCATGAGATTGTTGAACGTTTTTATGATAATTTAGCTAAGGAACCATCTTTAATGCAAATTATTAATACACACAGTTCCATTGAAAAATTAAAACAAACGTTAAAGCGACATATATGTGAAATGTTTGATGGTGTCATCAATCCTACTTATTTTGAAAAACGAGTAAGAATTGCTAACATGCATGTAAATATAGGACTTGATACAAAATGGTATATGAGTGCCTTTCAGGATTTGTTTTTATCGCTAATGGATATCATTGAGCAAAATATAGAAACGAAAAATGAATCGCTTTTGGCTATACGTGCAGTATCAAAAATAATTAATTTAGAACAGCAACTTGTGCTAGAAGCCTATGATCAAAAGACGAACCAATTAAAACGGGAAGCAAATTTACAAAAACAACAAATTCGGGAGCGAGTAGCAGAATCTACGGAAAGCTTAGCAGCTATTTCTGAAGAAACGAATGCTTCCTTTCAGCAGTTGCAATCGCAATCAAAAGAAGTGATAGCGATTGCCAATAATGGCACATCATTATCGGAGGATGCTTACAGTAGAGCAAAAAAAGGAAAAGAACAATTAAATAAGCAGGATGAAAACATGAAAGCTCTATATAATTCGGTAGAGCATCTAGGAAATGATGTGCACCATTTATTAGATGTTTCTAAAAAGATGCAGTCCATTGTAAATATTGTTAAAGAAGTTGCTGAACAAACGAATTTACTTGCCTTAAATGCTTCTATAGAAGCAGCAAGAGCGGGTGAATACGGCCGAGGGTTCGCAGTAGTGGCTGAAGAAGTTCGCAATTTATCTGAACAAACGAAAGAATCGGTAACGAATGTATCCTCACTCATTGGGAATATGAATACGCAAGTGGATAAGATTACAAGCTCCTTAAGTGCAGTAGGAACAAAAATTAAACAAGGAAACGATGGGTTGCAAGAAACAGAGCAGCATTTTTCACAAATAATGGAAGCCATGCATGAAACAAAAAATCAAAATAATAAGATTGATCGTGAAATTGTATCTTTTATAGATATTATTACAGAATTAAGTAAAGCAGTTGACGAAGTAGCAGCTTCTGCAGATCATTTAACAACCATTACATATGAAATGAACGAAAGTTAAACGATATAAAGTGCTGTAAGATTTCATCCATAGGACTTGGCGACAAACCAAGTCCTATGGCCGAAAAACGACAGTGTTTTTCTTATATGTATTTGTCATTAATTCTGATATAATGAAGGTAGCATCAGGTTTTGCGGAAAATGACTTTTTTATGAAAATTATAATGATAAAGAGGTGATAAATATGTCAAAATTTGAAGAGAATGTAATGAAGCTATTAGGTGAAATAAACAGTCGGCTTGATAAAATGGATGAGAAGTTCGCAGGTATAGACAGTCAATTTGATAAAGTAAATGAGAAGTTCGCAGGTATAGACAGTCAATTTGATAAAGTAAATGAGAAGTTCGCAGGTATAGATAGTCGATTTGATAAAGTGGATGAGAAGTTTGTTGAAATGAACGATAGATTTGAAAAGCTGGAAACAGATATAGAAGAAATAAAAGCGGAGAATCAGTTCATTAAACGTGCTGTATTAGAAACTAATGATGGCGTTAAAACTATTTCGGAAGATCAAAAGTCCATTCATGAAATATTAGGTGAGCATGACGTTTCGATTAGAACGTTACGAAGAAAATCTGCTTTAATTGAGGAATACGAATTGTAATTTATATTTACAATATAGGAAAAGGCTATATCATAAAAGGAGCCACCATGCCTTGTCTAGAGCGAGACACCCTCTAAATGTTAACCCCCTTGGCTAGACAGACAAAACATCTTGAAAATGTGACGATAAGGCAAGCTTTTCTAATATGTGATGAACAAGGCAAGTAAGTTTTTAAACTTGCTTTTTATTTTTGTTATTGATACTATCTAGTTATCAGAAAAGAAAAAACATGTGATAAGCAAAGGTTTCTTCCTAAATACTTATGCGGATCCATGTTAGAACTTACTGAAAACCAAAACTAAATTTAGCATTCCTTCGGGGCAGGGTGAAATTCCCGACCGACGGTGAAAAGTGGTACGCCACTTTAAGTCCGTGACCCGTTTGATATTCGCGCAAACGGTGGATCTGGTGTGATTCCAGAACCGACAGTTAAAGTCTGGATGGGAGAAGGAAAAAGGTAATTCCATATTTGGATAGTTGTTCCAAACTAGATGGCTTTATTGTGCCTGTTTATCATGAAGATGAATTGGGTTTTTAGCCATTCGAAAAGAATAACAGATATAAAAGAAAGCGCTAAACTGTATGTTTTTTCCCATAAAATCCGTACACTACATGAAATAACCAAGTTCTTTTACACGATAAGATAGTGGTTTATCGGATAAGAAAAACCAGTGTTTTATTCCATAAAGACTTGGACACAAGCCATTTTTTCTAAAGATAAGGTAAAGAAAAAGGTTCTAGTTGTGGTGGCAAAACAGGGAATAGCTTAAGTTTGACTTTTGTGGGATAGAATCATAGCTACTTTTTTTTTAATAACTTACTAGCCTTTCTATTATTGACTGTCCAAAAGCGGAAACAAGAGGAATAATCTGACTTTTCAAAGCCCCTAAATCTATGTTTAGGGGCTTTTTGTGGGTGCGCCCTGCATGGGCGAAAACTTGGTGGTGAAAGTCCACTACAGGCATGGCAGTAGGAACTGTTAGCGAAAGACAAGGTGGCTATCGCGAGGTAGTGGCTGAAGGAAGTCGGACGCAAACTCCTGAACTGACGAACAGAAACTAGATAGAAGGCTGAATTAGGTCGGATAAGGTTGCCTAACAAACTGAAGTCCAATACTGCCCGAAACCTATACAGTAAATCTAGCAGTTACATGGGAGGAAAGTTTTCGCTCTTACCGGGGGAGGTCTTGTGAGGGTGCAGTGGGAGTTGAATGATAACAAACCAGCACAACCAAGACGATGACGTCTTGGTGAATCACAAGAAGTCAGCAGAGGTCATAGTAATGTTACTTGACGAAACATGAAGGACCGAACAATAGTCGTTTTGAAAGCTCTAGGAGGTGTGTAAGGTGCGACAACTGCAGAAAACAGGAGAATCTGGCTATCGGCAGAGAGATAGTGTGGAACATGAAGGGTATGTCGAAGCGCATAGTGGCTTACATGGTGAAAAGAACAATCAAAATGGTGTATCCAATCTGTTTGAAAGAATCCTGTCAAGGAACAATCTCAATCAAGCTTACCTTCAAGTCGTCAGAAATAAGGGGGCAGCCGGTGTAGACGGTATGACGTGCGACCAACTACTTCCATACTTGAAGGAACATAAAGAGGAACTATTACTCCAGTTATATCAAGAAAAATACAAACCGCAACCCGTCCTGCGGGTTGAAATCCCGAAACCAGACGGTGGAAAGAGAAAACTGGGGATTCCGACAGTCATCGACCGGATGCTTCAACAAGCGATTAACCAAGTGCTCCAACCAATATTTGAACCAAAGTTCTCCGATAATAGTTTTGGGTTTCGTCCAAAACGTAGTGCACATCAAGCCATCATACGGGCAAAGTCATACTACGAACAAGGGTACAAATATGTGGTGGATTTGGATATGAAATCCTACTTCGATACGGTAAATCATGACAAACTGATGTATTTCGTGGAAAAACAGATAGATGATAAGCGCGTGCTTCGCTTGGTAAGACAGTATTTATTGAGTGGAATTATGATAAACGGTATCTTTGAGAAATCGGAAGAAGGAACGCCGCAAGGTGGAAACTTATCGCCGTTACTCAGTAATATTTATCTGAATGAATTAGACCAACGATTAGAAAAGCGTGGTCACAGATTCGTCCGCTATGCGGACGACTGTAATATCTATGTGAAAAGCAGGAGAGCAGGATATCGGGTAATGGATAATATAACGAACTTTCTTGAGAAGGATCTGAGTTTAACTGTTAACCGAGAAAAGAGTGCGGTTGGAAGTCCTTTGAAACGTAAGTTTCTTGGCTTCTGCTTATTAGCTACGAAGAAGGGTGTCAAAATTCGTCCGCATAATAAAGCGAAAGTGACCGTCAAAAGGAAACTCAAGCGGATCACCAAACGCAATCGTGGAC
It encodes:
- a CDS encoding metal-sensitive transcriptional regulator; translation: MKYDAKVKNRMKRIEGQVKGIIKMMEEEKDCKDVVMQLSAVKSALDRTSALVVSKNLEACIRQADDEDAEPLINEAVNLLVKSR
- a CDS encoding rhodanese-like domain-containing protein — protein: MEIVQWVLIAIAVVFIVSRFMPVKGVTQMTVQEVKNKLKDRKVQFIDVRTPQEYKANHQKPFKNIPLHELMNRCNELDKQKEVVVICQSGMRSMRAAKILKKQGFGKITNVKGGMGAWI
- a CDS encoding DsrE/DsrF/DrsH-like family protein, translating into MAEKKRTTIILFSGEYDKAMAAYIIANGAAAYDHEVTIFHTFWGLNALRKDNQAPVKKGFLEKMFGKMMPRGADKMGLSKMNYLGMGPKMMKQVMKKHNAMPLPDLISMAQEQDIKLLACTMTMDLLGLQKEELLDNIEYGGVGAYVGDSEDANITLFI
- a CDS encoding rhodanese-like domain-containing protein is translated as MKEITTQDLIKKYQQDQQIKIIDVREDDEVALGKAPGALHIPLGDVANRVQELNKDEHYYVICRSGGRSATACKILAENNIDCTNIAGGMLAWDEEVEI
- a CDS encoding sulfurtransferase TusA family protein, which gives rise to MSITANEVLDAKGLSCPMPIVKTKKAISNLKAGEVIEVQATDKGSTADIKAWSESTGHQYIGTVEEGDVLKHYIRVASEAEKKEETKHDNVVNLNDLQKKVEAKDTISILDVREPAEFAFGHIPGAINIPLDQLDTRLEELDKERELYVICRTGSRSDLASQKLTAHGFKDVINVVPGMTKWEGSLEKNN
- a CDS encoding DsrE/DsrF/DrsH-like family protein, producing MANTKVAIIAANGGLFDAYKVFNLATAAAASDAEVGIFFTFEGLNLIHKEAHKNLPLPEGKEHFEEGFKQANVPSIAELLSIAQEMDVKILACQMTMDVMNLEKDQLVDGIEVAGAASFIEYAKDANMTLTF
- a CDS encoding sulfurtransferase TusA family protein is translated as MEAAKVLDAKGLACPMPVVRTKKAIEEINAGEILEVHTTDKGSKSDLTAWAKSGGHELVKEAEEGDVFKFWIKKA
- a CDS encoding SulP family inorganic anion transporter, which produces MWKKLVPAFDWLPNYNRSDFSGDLSAGLIVAIMLIPQGMAYAMLAGLDPVIGLYASTIPLIIYALFGTSRQLAVGPVAMVSLLVLSGVSTLAEPGSSEYVSLVLLLMLMVGLIQLLLGVLKLGFLVNFLSHAVISGFTSAAAIIIGLSQLKDLTGVTYESGKSEVFLLILESVKRISEINPITLTIGIGSIVLLILFKKYVKKIPGPIVVVTLSILAVYVFNLYEDGVSIVGQVPKGLPALSFPTFTMDSIVALLPIAFTITFVGFMESIAMAKAIAAKEKYKVNANQELIGLGLANVGGSFFSAYPVTGGFSRSAVNYQAGARTPLASIITAVLIMLTLLFFTDLFYYLPKAVLAAIIMVAVYSLIDFHEAKKLFKLNNADGWTWILTFLATLVLGIQTGILIGIVFSLLVYVSKNAYPHIAELGFVESRGVYKNKQRYPDAMDDPEVIIFRVDADLFFANMSFVEDKLCNRLAEKPDTKYVIMDFSGVNSMDAVSIHSLEEMMQTCNQHTQFLFAGIKGPVMDVLEKASWDKKYHQMIHYITIEEAVKSLKNRVKNDG
- a CDS encoding carbonic anhydrase, translating into MDEQHIIQSNQDFVKKTQLEDPDLFNQLQQGQHPDFFVLACSDSRVSPSVISQMKLGNMFVHRNIANQVAKEDASFSASLYYALVHLKVKHIIIKGHTECGGIHAAWSGNNEEELAPWIANIRSNLPDSSSNKEVSMDELTKTNIMKQVEHIKDHPIYKAYGEGVSVSGLLFHLDSGKLEKIV
- a CDS encoding MBL fold metallo-hydrolase, producing MSFTAMKSHEVARKVIQKKELFILDVRNESDFADWKIEGENFSYLNVPYFDLIDGVDSILDKLPTDKDILVVCAKEGSSVMVAEMLSEQGLQVFYLEGGMKAWSEHMEPIKVGDLTNGGEMYQFVRLGKGCLSYMVVSNGEAAIIDATRMTGIFTRFAKELGVTIKHVLDTHLHADHISGGRSIAKETGATYWLPPKDAGEVVFDYQALEDGEEVKIGNTTINIHALYSPGHTIGSTSFVVGEKYLLTGDILFIDSIGRPDLAGLAEDWVGDLRETLYHRYRELSNELIVLPAHFMIIEELNEDGTVAEKLGTLFAKNHGLNIEDEAEFRKLVTENLPPQPNAYQEIRQTNMGKITPDEEKQREMEIGPNRCAVR
- a CDS encoding globin-coupled sensor protein; amino-acid sequence: MIFKKQKEASFFRKSAGKNTEISLKVENGNDVAKQIQMIGLTISDLSIIRQLKPYVIQNSHEIVERFYDNLAKEPSLMQIINTHSSIEKLKQTLKRHICEMFDGVINPTYFEKRVRIANMHVNIGLDTKWYMSAFQDLFLSLMDIIEQNIETKNESLLAIRAVSKIINLEQQLVLEAYDQKTNQLKREANLQKQQIRERVAESTESLAAISEETNASFQQLQSQSKEVIAIANNGTSLSEDAYSRAKKGKEQLNKQDENMKALYNSVEHLGNDVHHLLDVSKKMQSIVNIVKEVAEQTNLLALNASIEAARAGEYGRGFAVVAEEVRNLSEQTKESVTNVSSLIGNMNTQVDKITSSLSAVGTKIKQGNDGLQETEQHFSQIMEAMHETKNQNNKIDREIVSFIDIITELSKAVDEVAASADHLTTITYEMNES